Genomic segment of Candoia aspera isolate rCanAsp1 chromosome 2, rCanAsp1.hap2, whole genome shotgun sequence:
ATATGTGAACAAATTTTCAAGGTTATTTTAAGACCTACTCtgactacattaaaaaaaatacgtATTTCTGTTGCCTCAAAATGTCCAGTAATGTTCCTGAAAATGCTATTAAGACCAACAGCCAAAACTGGAGCACCAATTCCCAACTATCCAGTCTGCTTCACAGAATAAATTTGTCACCAAGGCATCTTTCAAGGTAGCccatctctttaaaaaaaccaCCACCTCCCACTAACACAATAGCTACTGCAAACAACTCAGGCAAGTCACACAACTCTTCCTACGTAAACTCTCTTTTCTGTGACTCTGTTATAAATTACAAACACAATCAGATGTATCTGTGAAATTAAAAAAGCAGGTTGAAGACTAGACCATTGACAGGATTTGCTTCAGCATGGGTGTGGAAAGCAGACACAAGAGCTTCAAAGTAAGATTCTTGCAAGCAAATCAGAATTACTTGCCTACTTGCCCAAACATATGTTACTCATTTGTGGCACactgaaaacatgaaaaaaggggaaaaaagcaaccaACTGTATCTCTATAAAAGCTTCCTAGCTTCATTGTCTTGAGGCAATTCTTATAGATCAGACGTATCATGAAAGTGGCTATTAGAAAGCTTATAGAAGGGTTAAAGAATGGATAACACTATCAGTGTTATCCACACTATCACTATCACATGAGGTATGTGAAGAAACTGAGGATGAAGCAAAGTCAAGCAGGCTAATTGAGTTCATGATATCCATAAGACCAAAAGATGCCTACTAAGAACATCCACCCACCTGTGTGAAGGGATCATCATTTtcactcagatttctcttaagctGACGGAGCTCCatgcctttttcactcagccggTCCTCAAGCTGCTTCACTACATCTTCCAAAGAATATGTGGGCTCATATGGAGGGGGTGGTTCCCCTGAGCTCTGTAGTCGGCTCAGGCTCTTGCAAGACAGTGGTGCTTTCTCTACTGCCAAAGGATCCCGTGGTCCCCAAGAAGCCCTATCTAAGGAACCACCAATGTGGTTGATGTGTCCTATGGAAGCACTCAGCTGGTTTGGAGTAGGCTTGAAGTGGTGACTGTACGTGGGAAAGCTTTGAATGGAGTTAGTGCCCTCATCAAGACTGATGGTGTGCAGCAGATGGCTGCGCAAAGGTCCACGTTGTGAGGAGCTGCCAGTACTGCTCTGAGTCAAGATCGTATGCAGACTCCCATTGCTCTTTGACATCTTCTGCCCTTTGGTGGATGACAGGCCCTGCATGGACAATAAGCTCTTCCCAGGCACCACCTTGAAAGCTGAGGGCCTGATCCGACACTGAAAATAACACATCGGCCGTTAGCAGTTACATCAGCTATTGTCTGCTGAATTAGTGTAGCAGGAGAGTTTAGCATAGCAGGAATACAAGGAAGAAAGCATATTATTATCATATTTGTAGAGTTAGCCATTTAAAACAAGTCACTTCCCTCCATGTTCAACCCTTCAGTTTTTTTCAGCTGCTGAAAACAATAAGATCTAAGTGGTAACCACTAACTTTTTTCCAGTCAgggtgggggtagggggagaGATTTCCTTTGCAACAGCTTTCCAGAGATTAAGCTGTTCTTAACTACAAAACTTGGAAAATAACATCTCCTAGCATTAAATAACGATATTCTTGAGAAGAATTAAGCAGTACATGTGACATTAACAATAGCACTACTAGCTCTGCTTCTGATTGCCAGACTGGCATTAGCATTTAGGGTGCTGTTTCAGAGCCAGATGGAATCCTTCAGTCACTTTAGAGATGAAGGAAAAGGTTCCTCTGTTCCAACTCTGATACGGATGATTGTGGTTACCTATCTCAGAAACAATAGCTTTGTTTAGCTTGGCTTTTCTGCTATTTTAGACAGTCTCCTGGAAATGACAATATAGTTTATTCAGCATATCTGAGAGTTTGGCACCAGTTCTCAACCAAGTAATCATTTTCACACTTTTCACTTCTGGCATAAAGAAATCACATTGCAAGAGCACCTGCACTTAACACCAAGGCCTTTGAGGCATCTCTCCTTTAGATACCATAAGGCTAAGCTGAGCTGGAAGTGGAGGAGTAACAACTGTGTATGGATCAACAGGTATTTTTCAtgctagcagcagcagcatgctaaTCTCTGAACTAACAAGTGTTGAAGTTCATAAAGAACTGGCCGTAGGCTGAATGTCTGCCACATGGACATTCCCACTCTAAGTATCAGTAGCCAGTTCAGTTGTTCTGTTCAGTGGAGATTATAATAAATTCAGTTCCACTGATCAGTTAGCTTTTCGGTATTCACACACATCACACAGCCTTCCCACAGCACATCTACCtacctatatactactaaaaaccttgtgtctgtttgttactttgtaacctttaactgggcaaacacattttatgacataaaaattatcataaaacattcctttggtcaactcctgatgtttgactgtgctatacagttcaacatgggctactttcaaggcagatatatctctgaatgtctccctgacttttaaagaacttttccagtacattagaagctctgccattgttgaaggcagtgaggaatctggtaaggaaatatctctgaaacaacccagtgggtcatgggttgtctagtgcTAACTATAAATCCTTAAATTTAATATCACAAACTCAGAAACACTCTCGATCTACTagacaaagagaaaatatatttgtttcatgctaggaaacttttaaaaaaactgttaccACATTCTTGAAGCCCATACCTTGTCAAAACGTCCACGTTCAGGCAAAGAACTCTTGGAAAAATCTGCCCCTCGTTGATTGTCCCTGAAGTACCGCTCAGGGGACTGGTTCTCCCGGTCACTCTCATAATCCCGTTTAAAGCCACCACCAGATGACTGATGCTTCTTCTCAGCCCAAGCATCCCGCTTGCCCCCATGTAGGTAGCCAGAGACTTCACGTTGTGGTATTCCTTTCCGGAGCAACCCATCTGGCTGACGCATCCGTCGCAAACCTCCTGATGCAGCTGGCGAGAAATCTTGTTTCTCTACTAGACTGCCCACACTGCCCATATTGCAGTTGTTGTCAGGCTCAGAATCCAGAGAATAAGGATCAAAGAGACAATGGCTGAGGTCACAGGTCACATGAGAGGCCTGTGCTGTTGCCATGGAGATTTAGAGATGATTCCAGCACTGCCAAAAGAAGTTATATACACAAAATTAGTGATAACTTGGATCCTACTAGCCCCTGGGGACAGACTAAAAATCTATCCCAGTCTATTCCTGGCAGTTAAAGAACATCACCAGTTAATCAAATTGCAGGGATAAGAAACTAGTGGTCTTTCAGGCTTAATAGTTTTAATACCAAACAGAACCCCCACTTttccaaagttaaaaaaaaaaccactcaaAGAGAGCTCAACTCTGCAGGAACATATCTGTGTGATTTTCTCAACAACAGTaccaaagtggtttgccgttgccttcttcaaACACCACTGCTAACTTTGGACTGGCTTCTGCACCTCTGTTTTCCTGAGGTGCTTTACTCACCTCCTGATAACCACGTCCAAATGCTGCCTCACCAGgaagaaacatttccaaaaaaGCACTAAGGTCCACCCAGTTCAGGCCCAAGTGGCTGTTGCTCACTTTCCATGACATGCTGATTCCTAAATCAAGCTCCTCCTCTTGCCCTAGGCAATATTGGCATTGTATGTACAGCCACCAGCTCTTTACTGGTCAAAATGAATGATCTTGGGCTGATCTGGAAACAGGGTCTTCCTAGGAACACCATAAGCAAATGATAATCACTGACCATTTCCCCCGCCTACTTGGCTTCGTATATATAGCTCTGCCAGCAGCACAGTAAGTAGTTAAATGGCCAGGCTGCTCCTGACCCAGTGCTGTGCAGAATTCCAATTTGATTTTATATCATTTTGTCAAAGTGATACTGGTGGTGCAACTGGAATCCCCCCTTCATAAAGAACAAGGCATTTATTCTTTCCACAGTCTAATTTAGCATACTGAGTAgtccatagtaaaaaaaaaaaaaaagaggagatatATCAGATTCTGATGGTCTCTTCCCCACTGTTTTGGCTTCCAGGCTTGCTGCACATGGGGTTCCCAGGACCATCATCACAGACCCTTTCAAGAacatgactgtcgcagtgtctctgtggtcacatgatcacgatttgggcacttggcaactggttcacatttatgactgttgcagtgtctcatggtcacatgatcaccattttcaaccttccctgctggcttctggcaagcaaaatcaatggggaaccacatgatttgcttaacaaccacctggCTCACTTAATGCCTGACTGCTGCAAAGTCATTAAATCcagtcagattcatttaatgatcgcttcacttagcaaccaacattccagtcccaattgtggttgttaagtgaggactacctgtataggtttccactccaagtccaacacccagagactgtataccagtcAAAAAGAGTGTGGGGTCTGATGTCAAAGCCACTGCCCTGGGTTTCATCAGTAAGAAGAAGGAGTTActgagtacatcagtaagatggcacccgaagatgagctgctgagagaatgcctgaggtagcagcagacatggaaggaagaccaagcagaggaagtgccatggcaagacaagaccttgcatgggatgtaccactgacagatagctgacgtggctgaccttgggaaatcctaccagtggctggaaagggctggactaaaagacagcactgaggcactgatcatagcagcacaagaacaggcactaagcaccagatccatagaagcaggggtctacctcactagacaggacccgaggtgcagactgcgcagagaagcctcagagacagtccaacacatagtggcagggtgtaagatgcaggcagga
This window contains:
- the N4BP3 gene encoding NEDD4-binding protein 3; amino-acid sequence: MATAQASHVTCDLSHCLFDPYSLDSEPDNNCNMGSVGSLVEKQDFSPAASGGLRRMRQPDGLLRKGIPQREVSGYLHGGKRDAWAEKKHQSSGGGFKRDYESDRENQSPERYFRDNQRGADFSKSSLPERGRFDKCRIRPSAFKVVPGKSLLSMQGLSSTKGQKMSKSNGSLHTILTQSSTGSSSQRGPLRSHLLHTISLDEGTNSIQSFPTYSHHFKPTPNQLSASIGHINHIGGSLDRASWGPRDPLAVEKAPLSCKSLSRLQSSGEPPPPYEPTYSLEDVVKQLEDRLSEKGMELRQLKRNLSENDDPFTQVFEDKQRLWMEELDELKQMYVAKLQQVMHQAQRSQRALQLQLYKVQQEKKRLQEELDLQQGHCEELRLQQQQAERLSPKLEETKWEVCQKTAEISLLKQQLRDAQEEMAQKLGEIFSLKTQLRDARTELQAKDSQLTHVGDSFQPLSDHGSPIPSRDSPMQACQDFLGCETDDSKCRGMQGESTEGTEWLWAELLRERRQAQLQAVNFEQERKTWQEEKEKVLRYQREIQASYMEMYHRNQALERQLSEFRQFPAESRDNNSESPWIERAESSKI